Proteins encoded in a region of the Cyclopterus lumpus isolate fCycLum1 chromosome 23, fCycLum1.pri, whole genome shotgun sequence genome:
- the LOC117726322 gene encoding GTPase IMAP family member 7-like has protein sequence MDMSNSRRIAILGKTGVGKSSLANTILGEQLFRIGHSVNSETIKCQAETKPVNGGNITLIDTPGFFDTDRSEEELKSEILRCITEFALGPHAFLIVLKVERFTEHEQAIIDKIHQYFSEEVLQYASVLFTHGDQLPEGQTIEDFVHDNRRVKDLVEKCGGRCHVVDNKYWKNNQEEYRNNQVQVKELLKTIDKMVEANEGRCYTNEMLQAVEERIIQEVELIRQTAGNKSEGEIREEAKENVFKLLWTKLAGIASGALWGALLGLMEMASDIITALTQPGGAGMRGATVQRAVGVALRGAMQGAITGHNASEGADSPGEAAKKAGDAVMK, from the exons ATGGACA TGTCAAACAGCAGGAGGATTGCCATCCTGGGAAAAACTGGAGTTGGGAAGAGCAGCCTGGCTAACACCATACTGGGAGAGCAACTGTTCCGGATCGGACACAGTGTGAACTCTGAAACAATTAAATGTCAAGCAGAAACTAAACCGGTCAATGGAGGAAACATCACTTTGATTGACACTCCTGGTTTCTTCGACACAGATCGatctgaggaggagctgaagtctGAAATATTGAGATGCATCACAGAGTTCGCTCTTGGGCCTCATGCCTTTCTCATTGTACTCAAAGTGGAGAGATTCACAGAGCACGAGCAGGCTATCATCGATAAAATACACCAATACTTTTCTGAAGAAGTCTTACAGTATGCGTCAGTTCTCTTTACTCATGGTGACCAGCTCCCTGAAGGACAGACCATTGAGGACTTTGTCCACGATAATAGGCGTGTGAAGGATCTGGTGGAGAAGTGTGGAGGCCGCTGCCACGTCGTTGATAATAAATATTGGAAGAACAACCAGGAAGAATACAGGAACAACCAGGTCCAGGTGAAGGAGCTCCTCAAGACAATAGATAAGATGGTTGAGGCAAACGAAGGAAGATGCTACACCAATGAGATGCTACAAGCAGTGGAGGAAAGAATAATACAGGAGGTGGAACTCATTCGACAGACAGCAGGAAACAAGTCAGAGGgagagatcagagaggaggCGAAAGAGAACGTATTTAAGTTGCTTTGGACCAAACTGGCAGGTATCGCATcaggtgcattgtggggagCTCTTTTAGGTCTAATGGAGATGGCGAGTGACATTATCACAGCTTTAACACagccaggaggagctggaatGAGAGGAGCCACAGTGCAAAGGGCAGTTGGTGTTGCTCTAAGAGGAGCGATGCAAGGAGCTATTACAGGACACAATGCATCTGAGGGAGCAGACTCACCAGGCGAAGCAGCAAAGAAGGCAGGAGACGCTGTCATGAAATAA
- the LOC117726333 gene encoding GTPase IMAP family member 7-like, producing MDMSNSRRIAILGKTGVGKSSLANTILGEQLFRIGHSVNSETIKCQAETKPVNGGNITLIDTPGFFDTDRSEEELKSEILRCITEFAPGPHAFLIVLKVERFTEHEQAIIDKIHQYFSEEVLQYASVLFTHGDQLPEGQTIEDFVHDNRRVKDLVEKCGGRCHVVDNKYWKNNQEEYRNNQVQVKELLKTIDKMVEANEGRCYTNEMLQAVEERIIQEVELIRQTAGNKSEGEIREEAKENVFKLLWTKLAGIASGALWGALLGLMEMASDIITALTQPGGAGMRGATVQRAVGVALRGAMQGAITGHNASEGADSPGEAAKKAGDAVMK from the exons ATGGACA TGTCAAACAGCAGGAGGATTGCCATCCTGGGAAAAACTGGAGTTGGGAAGAGCAGCCTGGCTAACACCATACTGGGAGAGCAACTGTTCCGGATCGGACACAGTGTGAACTCTGAAACAATTAAATGTCAAGCAGAAACTAAACCGGTCAATGGAGGAAACATCACTTTGATTGACACTCCTGGTTTCTTCGACACAGATCGatctgaggaggagctgaagtctGAAATATTGAGATGCATCACAGAGTTCGCTCCTGGGCCTCATGCCTTTCTCATTGTACTCAAAGTGGAGAGATTCACAGAGCACGAGCAGGCTATCATCGATAAAATACACCAATACTTTTCTGAAGAAGTCTTACAGTATGCGTCAGTTCTCTTTACTCATGGTGACCAGCTCCCTGAAGGACAGACCATTGAGGACTTTGTCCACGATAATAGGCGTGTGAAGGATCTGGTGGAGAAGTGTGGAGGCCGCTGCCACGTCGTTGATAATAAATATTGGAAGAACAACCAGGAAGAATACAGGAACAACCAGGTCCAGGTGAAGGAGCTCCTCAAGACAATAGATAAGATGGTTGAGGCAAACGAAGGAAGATGCTACACCAATGAGATGCTACAAGCAGTGGAGGAAAGAATAATACAGGAGGTGGAACTCATTCGACAGACAGCAGGAAACAAGTCAGAGGgagagatcagagaggaggCGAAAGAGAACGTATTTAAGTTGCTTTGGACCAAACTGGCAGGTATCGCATcaggtgcattgtggggagCTCTTTTAGGTCTAATGGAGATGGCGAGTGACATTATCACAGCTTTAACACagccaggaggagctggaatGAGAGGAGCCACAGTGCAAAGGGCAGTTGGTGTTGCTCTAAGAGGAGCGATGCAAGGAGCTATTACAGGACACAATGCATCTGAGGGAGCAGACTCACCAGGCGAAGCAGCAAAGAAGGCAGGAGACGCTGTCATGAAATAA